The Nerophis lumbriciformis linkage group LG07, RoL_Nlum_v2.1, whole genome shotgun sequence genome window below encodes:
- the cops9 gene encoding COP9 signalosome complex subunit 9, with amino-acid sequence MKPAVDEMFPEGAGPYVDLDEAGGSSGLLMDLAANEKAVHLDFFNDFEDLFDDDDLQ; translated from the exons ATGAAACCTGCCGTGGACGAAATGTTTCCGGAAGGAGCTGGACCGTACGTGGATCTAGACGAG GCAGGGGGCAGCAGCGGCCTTTTAATGGACCTGGCAGCCAATGAAAAGGCGGTTCACTTGGACTTCTTCAatg ACTTTGAGGATCTTTTCGACGACGACGACCTGCAGTGA
- the and1 gene encoding actinodin1, which produces MAGARRTGVTALLAATLMLMLLPADVSAGPVASKAKRDAGESIQEKAAAAASHRRLIRNRRNISWYKQHSDFWGWYKYFTDNGNQEAIQEMDRIYLAYLQNKNRAESRRSYKAYLSHLGDIYKSCADSDDPNCVASYTSRPKPEPPKPAPVKTCDPTKDAHCLYAALVSGKSPYLPLVLPASPPAPSPVKTPAPLYVRSAPAKEPQSGYHYFAPSSISFLPKEQKAELLRICGAEDVECLQYHLRAAYGYSPSGGAPPSYAQLGCDPQKDPTCIPQLVPRAPSGLNLKYPNCDPLRDPYCAYSASQAAPRASKITAPAGIGSCNPLFEDGCNPLTATKFASPPESYQQEEPEEAAALRALPPAAEHYNNPYAMYRDAYASTNSVSDPYAMYRQANAPASPPANDPYAMLRRLMAHVQVNDPYAPPMEAAPESNPNDPFSAMREAAAAMHRHSPPATRHQYPFSQPNYEEPIREERHPLGPPGKTKEGYDCFIGYDRECFPLKPTEPRPNAHRRIPFPAEAYEPHLNADGSRSGVLEPSNPHCDPEYDPDCRLRRFEPEHAQPQLEPKPSQAEAEAAAESERMPEQDPYEAEPYQSGQEEPHMSFQPQSHVMPTLQDILRRYGDQFPEQGDYRKK; this is translated from the exons ATGGCTGGAGCGAGGAGGACCGGCGTCACCGCCCTGCTGGCTGCCACACTGATGCTGATGCTGCTGCCTG CCGACGTGTCCGCTGGGCCGGTCGCCAGCAAAGCCAAGCGTGATG CGGGGGAGAGCATCCAGGAGAAGGCGGCGGCGGCAGCGTCCCACAGGAGACTAATCCGTAACCGCAGGAACATCAGCTGGTACAAGCAGCACTCGGACTTCTGGGGATGGTACAAGTACTTCACGGACAACGGCAACCAGGAGGCG ATTCAGGAGATGGACCGCATCTACCTGGCGTACCTCCAGAACAAGAACCGCGCAGAGAGTCGTCGCTCATACAAGGCTTACCTGAGCCACCTGGGCGACATCTACAAGTCCTGCGCCGACTCGGACGACCCCAACTGTGTGGCGTCGTACACCAGCAGGCCCAAGCCAGAGCCCCCAAAGCCTGCGCCGGTCAAAACCTGTGACCCCACCAAGGACGCCCACTGCCTGTACGCTGCCTTGGTCTCGGGCAAGAGTCCGTATTTGCCGCTGGTGCTGCCTGCCTCCCCCCCTGCACCTTCCCCCGTCAAGACCCCCGCTCCTCTCTACGTGCGCTCTGCCCCAGCCAAAGAGCCACAGTCGGGTTACCACTACTTCGCACCGTCGTCAATTTCTTTCCTTCCTAAG GAGCAGAAGGCTGAGCTGCTGCGTATCTGCGGCGCTGAAGACGTCGAGTGTTTGCAGTACCACTTGAGAGCCGCCTATGGTTACTCACCCTCCGGCGGGGCCCCGCCCTCCTATGCCCAACTCGGCTGTGACCCCCAGAAGGACCCCACCTGCATACCCCAGCTGGTACCGAGGGCCCCCTCTGGTCTCAACTTGAAGTACCCCAACTGTGACCCACTCCGGGATCCGTACTGCGCCTACTCTGCCTCCCAAGCG GCTCCCCGGGCTTCCAAAATCACTGCCCCTGCTGGCATAGGGTCCTGCAACCCCCTCTTTGAGGATGGCTGCAACCCCCTTACCGCCACCAAATTCGCCAGCCCCCCAGAGTCGTACCAACAAGAGGAACCCGAGGAGGCCGCCGCCCTTCGTGCCCTTCCCCCTGCTGCCGAGCACTACAATAATCCCTATGCCATGTATCGGGATGCTTATGCTAGCACTAACAGTGTTAGCGACCCTTACGCCATGTACCGCCAGGCTAACGCCCCAGCTTCGCCGCCCGCCAATGACCCGTATGCAATGCTGCGCCGCTTAATGGCTCACGTTCAGGTCAACGATCCATACGCCCCTCCAATGGAGGCGGCGCCCGAGTCCAACCCCAATGATCCCTTCTCTGCAATGAGAGAGGCCGCCGCCGCCATGCACCGCCACAGTCCTCCCGCCACCCGGCACCAGTATCCATTCTCTCAGCCCAATTACGAGGAGCCCATTCGGGAGGAGCGCCACCCACTGGGCCCCCCGGGAAAAACCAAGGAGGGCTACGATTGCTTCATCGGCTACGACCGCGAGTGCTTCCCTTTAAAACCTACTGAGCCTCGACCCAACGCTCACCGCCGCATCCCCTTCCCCGCCGAGGCCTACGAGCCCCACCTGAACGCTGACGGCAGCCGCAGCGGCGTCCTGGAACCCTCCAACCCGCACTGCGACCCCGAGTACGACCCCGACTGTCGCCTGCGTCGATTCGAACCCGAGCATGCCCAGCCCCAACTCGAGCCCAAGCCCAGCCAGGCGGAGGCGGAGGCGGCGGCGGAGAGCGAGCGCATGCCGGAGCAGGACCCGTACGAGGCCGAGCCCTACCAGAGCGGCCAGGAGGAGCCTCACATGTCCTTCCAGCCCCAGTCGCACGTCATGCCCACCCTCCAGGACATACTGAGACGCTACGGGGACCAGTTCCCCGAGCAGGGAGACTACCGCAAGAAATAA